A stretch of Arthrobacter sunyaminii DNA encodes these proteins:
- a CDS encoding FAD binding domain-containing protein, whose amino-acid sequence MIPFDYRRAQDAASAVALVSADPNAAFLAGGTNLVDRMKLGIASPALLVDVSRLPLDTVDVLDDGRVRIGTNVRNADLAANTHIRRRYSALSAALLSGASGQLRNLATTGGNLLQRTRCVYFQDPTTPCNKREPGTGCSAVDGYTRYHAILGASEDCVATHPSDMAVALAALDAAVVVLGPAGERIIPLSDFHRLPGNEPQRDTVLEHGELITAVELPPAPARSAYRKVRDRASYAFALVSVAAALELEDDGANPPVIRDVRIALGGVAHKPWRALQAEAALRGAEATEENFRAAADLELATAEPLRENGFKIPMVRNTLAAVLRDLAGAPAPDASAAGTDHPEGPDGPGDTGWEELDS is encoded by the coding sequence ATGATCCCCTTCGACTACCGGCGTGCCCAGGATGCCGCCTCCGCCGTTGCCCTGGTCTCCGCCGATCCCAACGCCGCGTTCCTGGCCGGCGGCACCAACCTCGTGGACCGGATGAAACTCGGGATTGCCTCACCCGCCCTGCTGGTGGACGTCAGCCGGCTGCCGCTGGACACCGTGGACGTGCTCGACGACGGCCGGGTACGGATCGGCACCAATGTCCGTAACGCAGACCTCGCGGCCAACACCCACATCCGCCGCCGCTATTCGGCGCTGTCGGCGGCTTTGCTGTCCGGGGCCTCCGGACAGCTGCGGAATCTGGCCACCACCGGCGGCAACCTCCTGCAGCGCACCCGCTGCGTGTACTTCCAGGACCCCACCACCCCCTGCAACAAACGCGAACCCGGGACCGGCTGCTCCGCCGTCGACGGCTACACCCGCTACCACGCCATTTTGGGCGCATCGGAGGACTGCGTCGCAACCCACCCCTCGGATATGGCGGTGGCCCTGGCCGCACTGGACGCCGCCGTGGTGGTCCTCGGGCCGGCCGGGGAACGGATCATTCCCCTGAGCGACTTCCACCGGCTGCCCGGGAACGAGCCGCAGCGGGACACGGTGCTGGAACACGGCGAGCTCATCACCGCCGTCGAACTCCCCCCGGCACCCGCCCGGTCCGCCTACCGCAAGGTGCGGGACCGCGCGTCGTACGCCTTCGCACTGGTCTCCGTGGCGGCCGCCCTGGAACTGGAGGACGACGGCGCGAACCCTCCGGTGATCCGTGACGTGCGCATTGCCCTGGGCGGCGTGGCGCACAAGCCCTGGCGCGCACTTCAGGCGGAGGCCGCACTGCGTGGAGCGGAGGCAACCGAAGAGAATTTCCGCGCTGCCGCGGACCTCGAGCTGGCGACGGCTGAACCGCTGCGCGAGAACGGCTTCAAGATCCCCATGGTCCGCAATACGCTGGCCGCGGTGCTGCGGGATCTGGCCGGGGCCCCTGCCCCCGACGCAAGCGCTGCAGGAACTGATCATCCCGAAGGCCCTGACGGACCCGGGGACACCGGCTGGGAGGAACTGGATTCATGA
- a CDS encoding xanthine dehydrogenase family protein molybdopterin-binding subunit, which translates to MSNLLPGRAIGTPYERLDGELKVKGTAPYAYEQPVQNPLYLYPVLSTIARGAVERVETAAAEAIDGVFTVLTSETTPRLEDPSDRELAVLQDNAIGYRGQIVAAVLAESPEIAREAAAAVTVTYTEEPFSAQLRADHPELYAPEELNAGTPTDSSEGDVDAAFDTAALKIDQTYSTPAEHNNPLEPHATVAQWDGAVLTLWDSTQGVHAVKGTLAQVLGLEEEQVHVIAPHVGGGFGSKGMPHVHVVMAALAAQVTDGRPVKFPVSRQHMYTLTSHRTPTLQRIRLGAADDGRLTAMSLDIVEHTSRIKEFAEQTPAPFRMMYAAPNRSTTTRLAPLDIPVPSWMRAPGECPGMFGPEVAMDELAAAAGLDPIELRRRNEPEVDPETGNPWSSRHLLACFDLGADRFGWDRRVTRPRSVQEDGWLVGLGTASAVYPFMRQPSNTARIRYEQDGIYSVQIGAADIGTGAWTALTQIAADALDVPIDRIRLGIGDTAFPAASVAGGSSGTASWGGTIIAAARAFRADHGEHPSPGAQTEANAPEDPEAENLALYSFGAHFAEVRISSDTGEIRVPRMLGVFSAGRIINPRTARSQFLGAMTMGLGMALHEQSVLDPRFGIFVNHDLAEYHIPTNADVLDMEALWIEDVDEHAGPLGARGIGEIGIVGSAAAIANAAYNASGIRVRDLPLTPDKFLL; encoded by the coding sequence ATGAGCAACCTGCTGCCCGGGAGGGCCATCGGCACGCCGTATGAACGCCTCGACGGCGAACTAAAGGTCAAAGGCACCGCCCCGTACGCGTATGAGCAGCCGGTTCAGAACCCGCTGTATCTGTATCCCGTGCTTTCGACCATTGCCCGCGGCGCTGTGGAGCGGGTGGAAACCGCCGCCGCCGAAGCCATCGACGGCGTCTTCACGGTCCTTACCTCCGAGACAACGCCCCGTCTGGAAGACCCCTCCGACCGGGAGCTGGCAGTCCTGCAGGACAACGCCATCGGCTACCGCGGGCAGATTGTTGCCGCGGTCCTGGCCGAATCCCCGGAAATTGCCCGGGAAGCCGCGGCTGCCGTCACCGTCACCTACACCGAGGAGCCGTTCTCCGCCCAACTGCGCGCAGATCATCCGGAATTGTATGCGCCCGAGGAACTCAATGCCGGCACGCCTACGGACAGCAGCGAGGGGGACGTGGATGCCGCTTTTGACACCGCTGCGCTGAAGATCGACCAGACCTATTCCACTCCGGCCGAGCACAACAATCCGCTGGAACCGCACGCCACCGTGGCGCAGTGGGACGGCGCCGTGCTGACCCTGTGGGACTCCACCCAGGGCGTGCATGCCGTGAAGGGCACGCTGGCGCAGGTGCTCGGGCTGGAAGAGGAACAGGTCCATGTCATTGCCCCGCACGTGGGCGGCGGTTTCGGTTCCAAGGGCATGCCGCACGTCCATGTGGTGATGGCCGCCCTGGCGGCGCAGGTCACCGACGGGCGGCCGGTGAAGTTTCCGGTCAGCCGCCAGCACATGTACACGCTGACCAGCCACCGCACCCCCACCCTCCAGCGCATCCGGCTGGGAGCCGCCGACGACGGCCGTCTCACCGCCATGTCACTGGACATCGTGGAACACACCTCCCGGATCAAGGAATTCGCCGAGCAAACCCCGGCGCCGTTCCGGATGATGTATGCCGCCCCCAACCGGAGCACCACCACCCGCCTGGCGCCACTGGACATCCCGGTGCCCTCGTGGATGCGTGCACCGGGCGAGTGTCCGGGCATGTTCGGTCCCGAAGTCGCGATGGATGAACTCGCCGCCGCAGCCGGGCTGGATCCCATTGAACTGCGGCGCCGGAATGAGCCGGAGGTGGATCCGGAGACCGGGAATCCCTGGTCCAGCCGGCATTTGCTGGCGTGCTTTGACCTCGGCGCCGATCGCTTTGGCTGGGACCGGCGGGTCACCCGGCCCCGCTCCGTGCAGGAGGACGGCTGGCTGGTGGGCCTGGGCACGGCCAGCGCCGTCTACCCGTTCATGCGCCAGCCGTCCAACACCGCGCGGATCCGCTATGAGCAGGACGGCATCTACTCGGTGCAGATTGGGGCGGCGGACATTGGCACCGGCGCCTGGACGGCCCTGACGCAGATCGCCGCCGACGCGCTGGACGTGCCGATCGACCGGATCCGGCTGGGTATCGGCGACACGGCCTTCCCTGCCGCCTCGGTGGCCGGGGGATCTTCCGGAACGGCCAGCTGGGGCGGAACAATTATTGCCGCCGCGCGTGCGTTCCGGGCCGACCACGGAGAACATCCCTCCCCCGGGGCGCAGACCGAGGCGAACGCTCCGGAGGACCCCGAGGCGGAGAACCTGGCCCTGTATTCCTTCGGCGCGCATTTCGCCGAGGTCCGGATCTCCTCGGACACCGGCGAAATCCGGGTACCCCGCATGCTGGGCGTTTTTTCCGCGGGACGGATCATCAACCCGCGCACCGCGCGGTCCCAGTTCCTGGGGGCGATGACCATGGGGCTGGGCATGGCGCTGCATGAGCAAAGTGTCCTGGATCCGAGGTTCGGGATCTTCGTGAACCACGACCTGGCCGAATACCACATTCCCACCAACGCAGATGTGCTGGACATGGAAGCGCTGTGGATTGAGGACGTGGACGAGCATGCCGGACCGCTGGGCGCCCGCGGCATCGGCGAAATTGGAATTGTGGGCAGCGCGGCGGCGATCGCCAACGCCGCGTACAACGCCTCCGGGATCCGGGTCCGGGACCTGCCGCTGACGCCGGATAAGTTTCTGCTCTGA
- a CDS encoding GNAT family N-acetyltransferase yields MTAVRPASSVLTGRFVRLEPLTTGLLPELHRAIAVPEVFAGGYGGGPAGLHPEPDAFAAWAQTYYRWDALPFAVRLLQDGRPGPVAGTSTLADLDLRQETIQLGWTAYSPSVWGTAVNAETKLLLLEHAFGAGFGRVSLQADSRNARSRAAIEKLGGTFEGILRRDRLRADGSWRDTAVYSILAPEWPAVRVALEDRLSRFSGVANAGPTVQGQRQR; encoded by the coding sequence ATGACTGCCGTGCGCCCTGCCTCCTCCGTGCTCACCGGCAGGTTTGTCCGGCTTGAACCGCTCACAACCGGTCTGCTTCCGGAGCTGCACCGTGCCATCGCCGTTCCGGAAGTCTTCGCCGGGGGCTACGGCGGCGGCCCCGCGGGACTGCACCCGGAGCCGGACGCCTTCGCCGCCTGGGCGCAGACCTACTACCGGTGGGATGCCCTGCCATTCGCGGTGCGGCTGCTCCAAGACGGCAGGCCCGGTCCCGTGGCGGGCACCAGCACCCTCGCGGACCTGGACCTGCGCCAGGAGACGATTCAGCTGGGGTGGACTGCGTACAGCCCTTCTGTCTGGGGCACTGCCGTCAACGCCGAGACCAAGCTCCTGCTGCTGGAGCATGCCTTCGGCGCGGGGTTTGGCCGTGTCAGTCTTCAGGCCGATTCCCGCAATGCGCGTTCAAGGGCCGCCATCGAAAAGCTTGGCGGGACGTTCGAGGGGATCCTGCGCCGGGACCGGCTCCGCGCGGACGGCAGCTGGCGGGACACTGCGGTTTATTCCATCCTCGCGCCGGAGTGGCCCGCCGTGCGGGTGGCCTTGGAAGACAGGCTTAGCCGTTTCTCCGGCGTGGCGAACGCCGGTCCGACCGTGCAGGGGCAGCGTCAGCGCTGA
- a CDS encoding TetR/AcrR family transcriptional regulator, translating into MPEPEDPKPQRRSSHDEPRTARTREALEAGLWELLRDHELADISVAALCRRAGVHRTTFYGHHRNIFDFAASVYAGVVDRLGTVDVDQRGTGRTVEEINVLYIDSVRRILQHTREEERVYRALFHTETFLGVMAGGLAQRFLLSLHVWKAHGVVPAVNLEATAAYLGGAYAAWIEQWVVSGDNDVDGWLGSLVYLLPPWWPRSGYPGVRRSAPEPAVGSTTPGGPGPDQR; encoded by the coding sequence ATGCCTGAACCGGAAGACCCCAAGCCCCAGCGGCGTTCTTCTCACGATGAACCCCGGACAGCCCGCACCCGGGAAGCTCTGGAAGCCGGTTTGTGGGAATTGCTGCGCGATCACGAACTCGCGGACATCAGCGTGGCGGCACTATGCCGCCGGGCCGGGGTGCACCGCACCACGTTTTACGGCCACCACCGCAATATTTTCGATTTTGCGGCATCGGTTTACGCCGGCGTCGTGGACCGGCTGGGCACCGTGGACGTGGATCAGCGCGGCACGGGGCGGACCGTGGAGGAAATCAACGTGCTCTACATTGATTCCGTGCGGCGAATCCTCCAGCACACCAGGGAGGAGGAGCGGGTCTATCGGGCGTTGTTCCATACCGAAACCTTCCTGGGCGTCATGGCCGGCGGGTTGGCCCAACGCTTCCTCCTGTCGCTGCACGTCTGGAAGGCGCATGGCGTGGTGCCGGCAGTCAATCTTGAAGCAACGGCTGCGTATCTGGGCGGCGCCTATGCGGCATGGATTGAGCAGTGGGTAGTCTCCGGGGACAACGACGTCGACGGCTGGCTGGGTTCGCTGGTGTATCTGCTGCCTCCGTGGTGGCCTCGGTCCGGATACCCGGGAGTCCGCCGGAGCGCGCCTGAGCCGGCAGTTGGTTCCACCACGCCGGGTGGACCGGGCCCGGATCAGCGCTGA
- a CDS encoding glucose 1-dehydrogenase translates to MERVSGKVALISGGARGMGAAHAKRLVDEGARVVIGDILDDEGQKTAEQLGENARYVHLDVTKPADWEAAVQTAVTEFGGLDVLVNNAGIANFGHIEDFTLDQWNAIVNINLTGVFLGIKAAIPALKESKGGSIINISSTAGLQGFVELPGYTATKYAVRGLTKSVALDLGKYGIRVNSVHPGVIKTPMTEGMENPMNHVALHRMGEAEEVSNMILFLASDDSSFSTGAEFVVDGGETAGLANH, encoded by the coding sequence ATGGAACGCGTCAGCGGAAAAGTGGCATTGATCAGCGGCGGTGCACGGGGTATGGGCGCTGCCCACGCCAAGCGCCTGGTGGACGAGGGCGCCCGGGTTGTCATCGGCGACATTCTCGATGACGAGGGGCAGAAGACCGCCGAACAGCTTGGCGAGAACGCCCGCTACGTCCACCTGGATGTCACGAAGCCCGCAGACTGGGAAGCCGCGGTCCAAACAGCAGTGACTGAATTCGGCGGACTGGACGTACTGGTCAACAATGCCGGTATTGCCAACTTCGGCCATATCGAGGACTTCACGCTGGATCAGTGGAACGCCATCGTGAACATCAACCTCACCGGTGTGTTCCTAGGCATCAAGGCCGCCATCCCGGCGCTGAAGGAGTCCAAGGGCGGTTCCATCATCAACATCTCCTCCACCGCCGGCCTGCAGGGGTTCGTGGAGCTTCCCGGCTACACGGCCACCAAGTACGCAGTGCGCGGCCTGACGAAGTCGGTGGCCCTGGATCTGGGCAAGTACGGCATCCGCGTCAACTCGGTGCACCCCGGCGTCATCAAGACGCCGATGACCGAGGGCATGGAGAATCCCATGAACCATGTTGCGCTTCACCGCATGGGCGAGGCTGAGGAAGTCTCCAACATGATCCTGTTCCTGGCCAGCGACGATTCCTCCTTCTCCACCGGAGCCGAATTTGTGGTGGACGGCGGCGAAACGGCCGGCCTGGCCAACCACTAA
- a CDS encoding DUF1295 domain-containing protein → MNPVMVCLWIFAAVCAGTWLLSLITREYSWTDRIWSLVPLAYVWVFAVASGFEGRLVLMAVLVTLWGARLTFNFARKGGYAPGGEDYRWAILRQRMKPWQFAVFNLAFISIYQNIIIFLMTLPALTVYQNPAPLNAGDWILAVLFAGALAGETAADQQQWNFQQWKGQERKSGRTPTPGFLQSGLFRYSRHPNFFFEQAQWWLFYGFAVAATGAWLHWTILGALLLTLLFMGSTVFTESISRSRYPDYVQYQYRTSAIIPLPPRQGLRPAAEAG, encoded by the coding sequence ATGAATCCGGTCATGGTGTGTCTGTGGATTTTTGCCGCCGTCTGTGCGGGCACCTGGCTGCTCTCGCTCATCACGCGGGAGTATTCCTGGACTGACCGCATCTGGTCCCTGGTTCCCCTCGCCTATGTGTGGGTCTTTGCGGTGGCCTCCGGCTTTGAGGGCCGCCTGGTCCTGATGGCAGTGCTGGTCACTCTGTGGGGCGCCCGGCTGACGTTCAACTTTGCTCGCAAGGGCGGCTACGCTCCCGGCGGGGAAGACTACCGGTGGGCGATCCTGCGTCAGCGCATGAAGCCGTGGCAGTTTGCCGTCTTCAACCTCGCGTTCATCAGCATTTACCAGAACATCATCATCTTCCTGATGACTCTGCCGGCCCTGACCGTGTACCAGAACCCTGCCCCGCTCAATGCCGGAGACTGGATCCTCGCAGTGCTGTTCGCGGGCGCCCTGGCCGGAGAAACTGCTGCTGACCAGCAGCAGTGGAACTTCCAACAGTGGAAGGGTCAGGAGCGAAAGTCCGGGCGCACCCCGACGCCAGGCTTTTTGCAGTCCGGGCTCTTTCGGTACTCCCGCCACCCCAATTTCTTTTTTGAGCAGGCGCAGTGGTGGCTGTTCTACGGCTTTGCGGTGGCAGCCACAGGGGCGTGGCTGCACTGGACCATCCTGGGGGCGTTGCTGCTCACCCTGCTCTTTATGGGATCCACCGTGTTCACGGAGAGCATCTCGCGGTCCCGTTACCCGGATTATGTGCAGTACCAGTACCGAACGTCCGCCATCATTCCGCTGCCGCCGCGGCAAGGGCTGCGGCCTGCGGCGGAGGCCGGCTAG
- a CDS encoding GNAT family N-acetyltransferase, protein MTSLLLRPWRQSDGGALAAAYRASSDLDRRLDPDAETPAGAERVVGEDLGWDSQTACNLAIVADGTAVGNVGLSRIDPRHGTAWTYYWLAAPARGRGLAARATATLAHWAAEELQLHRLELGHRTNNPASCRVARSAGFAAEGIQRDKLHYDGERFDVEIHARLATDPVPALQLLELRLP, encoded by the coding sequence ATGACCTCACTTTTGCTGCGGCCCTGGCGGCAATCCGACGGCGGCGCGCTGGCAGCCGCCTACCGCGCAAGCTCCGACTTGGACCGGCGGCTGGACCCGGACGCGGAAACACCCGCCGGCGCGGAACGGGTCGTCGGGGAGGATTTGGGCTGGGATTCACAGACGGCCTGCAATCTGGCTATCGTGGCCGATGGTACGGCGGTGGGCAATGTGGGCCTCAGCCGTATCGATCCTCGTCACGGCACGGCATGGACCTATTACTGGTTGGCGGCACCGGCCCGGGGACGGGGATTGGCGGCACGCGCAACGGCAACCCTTGCCCACTGGGCAGCGGAAGAACTGCAGCTTCACCGGTTGGAGCTCGGACACCGCACCAACAACCCTGCGTCCTGTCGAGTCGCCCGGTCCGCTGGGTTTGCCGCCGAGGGAATTCAGCGGGACAAGCTGCACTATGACGGGGAACGGTTTGATGTGGAGATCCACGCCCGGCTGGCGACCGATCCGGTTCCGGCGCTTCAGCTGCTCGAGTTGAGGCTGCCGTGA
- a CDS encoding NUDIX domain-containing protein, with translation MSGEGRRHEASPTDRPGLIAVSYVIFRNGPSVLLQRRGTTGYLDGFWATAAAGHVEAGESAVGCAVRETREELCTGFPSQHFPL, from the coding sequence GTGAGCGGAGAAGGGCGTAGGCACGAAGCCTCGCCGACCGACAGACCGGGCCTGATCGCGGTCTCCTACGTCATCTTCCGCAATGGACCTTCAGTGCTGCTGCAGCGGCGCGGCACCACCGGATATCTGGACGGTTTCTGGGCGACGGCGGCAGCCGGGCATGTGGAGGCGGGTGAGTCCGCCGTCGGCTGCGCTGTGCGCGAGACGCGGGAGGAACTCTGCACTGGTTTCCCCTCGCAGCACTTCCCACTTTGA
- a CDS encoding serine hydrolase gives MAGLAAALALSATACSSTGAQAEPESQPTETKNATEAAPQPAVGLPDTPAGLQAQWVLTLINSDTAVATDGFADKFADVILSELSAEQLAEVLEQVRSQGPWTPITVNATDAQGVFTMESTPGDLMELQLSVDEAGLINGIFFGPGTPARTPAASWEEVETNMAALPDGSAMAVYRIADGSADGAADGTSILDIDADTAKPVGSIFKLYVLVAVSDAVAAGTLSWDAKLTVTDDLRSLPSGDLQDAPAGTAVTVRDAAQKMISISDNTATDLLMDAVGRPAVEQALSDAGHSDPDRNTPFLNTRELFQLGWGVEDSVRGQWAEADDDGRRELLQTLPGGVLDIPDAAVTTPVWQQDLDWFATAEDLMRAHLALQDRAATDAGAPLRDILGANNGLNLEIGGDWTYIGFKGGSAPGVMAGSWYLERSDGERFVVVQQGASSSPAEVADPMTFFGPAQDAIALLAAEGRD, from the coding sequence GTGGCCGGATTGGCCGCCGCCCTGGCACTCTCGGCGACTGCCTGTTCCAGTACCGGGGCGCAGGCAGAACCGGAATCCCAACCCACCGAAACCAAAAACGCCACCGAAGCAGCTCCGCAGCCTGCGGTGGGGCTTCCCGATACGCCTGCGGGTCTCCAGGCACAGTGGGTCCTGACACTGATCAACAGTGATACGGCGGTCGCAACTGATGGCTTTGCGGACAAGTTCGCGGACGTGATCCTCTCCGAATTGTCTGCAGAGCAACTGGCGGAGGTGCTGGAACAGGTGCGCTCCCAGGGCCCCTGGACGCCCATCACTGTCAACGCGACGGACGCCCAGGGCGTCTTCACGATGGAAAGCACCCCCGGTGACCTCATGGAACTGCAGCTTTCGGTCGATGAGGCAGGACTGATCAACGGCATTTTCTTCGGTCCCGGCACCCCGGCCCGCACGCCCGCTGCCAGCTGGGAAGAAGTGGAAACCAACATGGCAGCCCTGCCGGACGGCTCCGCCATGGCGGTTTACCGCATAGCGGACGGCTCTGCGGACGGCGCTGCGGACGGCACCTCAATCCTGGATATCGATGCCGACACCGCCAAGCCCGTCGGCTCCATCTTCAAGCTCTACGTGCTGGTGGCGGTCAGCGATGCGGTGGCTGCCGGCACGCTGTCCTGGGATGCCAAGCTCACCGTCACCGATGACCTGCGCAGCCTGCCCTCCGGAGACCTGCAGGACGCACCGGCCGGGACCGCCGTCACCGTCCGGGACGCGGCGCAGAAGATGATCTCCATCAGTGACAACACCGCCACCGACCTGCTGATGGACGCCGTCGGCCGCCCCGCCGTCGAGCAGGCGCTCAGCGACGCCGGGCACTCAGATCCGGACCGCAACACCCCGTTCCTGAACACACGGGAACTGTTCCAGCTGGGCTGGGGCGTGGAGGATTCCGTGCGCGGGCAGTGGGCGGAGGCCGACGACGACGGCCGCCGGGAGCTGCTGCAGACCCTGCCGGGCGGCGTGCTGGACATTCCGGACGCGGCGGTCACCACCCCGGTATGGCAGCAGGACCTGGACTGGTTTGCCACCGCGGAGGATCTGATGCGGGCGCATCTGGCCCTGCAGGACCGGGCCGCCACCGACGCTGGTGCACCGCTGCGGGACATCCTCGGCGCCAACAACGGACTCAACCTGGAAATCGGCGGCGACTGGACCTACATCGGGTTCAAGGGCGGCAGCGCACCGGGCGTGATGGCCGGTTCCTGGTACCTGGAACGCAGCGACGGCGAGCGCTTTGTCGTGGTGCAGCAGGGTGCTTCCTCATCTCCGGCAGAGGTAGCTGATCCCATGACGTTCTTCGGACCGGCGCAGGACGCCATTGCCCTGCTGGCGGCGGAGGGCAGGGACTGA
- a CDS encoding aminoglycoside phosphotransferase family protein: MAVLGEAAVVRVVYGPRHVQSTEGEAGNLAAFTHTGLPFLIPAVLRTPFHGSGWSAQLNSYVPGDHRPLEAWTAVREPLARILAALADVIPRSGGSLRPVREWCGAGEWPAIVAGITVALPGREAKAAGRVVADVLAAEEMVIPAVVHGDLGLHNVLWNGPGVSGLVDFDNACLGDPAMDLAPLIGAFGAAAVTDIADPDLVSRAQLHRASLSLQVAAAAELAGDGELRDFALGNFSDRFSNGTLYDPGPRRTV, from the coding sequence GTGGCGGTGCTCGGAGAAGCCGCAGTTGTCCGCGTTGTCTACGGGCCACGCCATGTGCAGAGCACAGAGGGTGAAGCGGGCAACCTGGCCGCATTTACCCATACGGGGCTGCCGTTTCTCATCCCGGCCGTGCTGCGGACACCGTTTCACGGCTCCGGCTGGTCCGCACAGCTCAACAGCTATGTTCCCGGCGACCACCGGCCGCTTGAAGCATGGACCGCGGTGCGCGAGCCCCTTGCGCGGATCTTGGCGGCGCTGGCCGACGTCATTCCGCGGTCCGGAGGCAGCCTCCGCCCGGTCCGGGAATGGTGCGGTGCGGGGGAGTGGCCCGCCATAGTTGCCGGCATCACCGTGGCCCTGCCGGGCCGTGAAGCCAAAGCAGCCGGCCGCGTGGTGGCGGACGTCCTGGCAGCCGAGGAAATGGTGATTCCCGCCGTCGTGCACGGCGACCTGGGCCTGCACAACGTGCTGTGGAACGGCCCCGGGGTTTCAGGGTTGGTGGACTTTGACAACGCCTGCCTCGGGGATCCCGCGATGGACCTGGCGCCGTTGATCGGCGCCTTTGGCGCTGCTGCGGTTACTGACATTGCTGATCCGGACCTGGTGTCCCGGGCGCAGCTGCACCGCGCGTCCCTGTCGCTTCAGGTGGCGGCGGCTGCTGAGCTTGCCGGAGACGGGGAACTGCGCGACTTTGCCCTGGGCAATTTCAGCGACCGCTTCTCCAACGGCACACTTTACGACCCCGGCCCGCGACGCACGGTGTAG